A window of Pomacea canaliculata isolate SZHN2017 linkage group LG3, ASM307304v1, whole genome shotgun sequence contains these coding sequences:
- the LOC112558567 gene encoding arf-GAP with Rho-GAP domain, ANK repeat and PH domain-containing protein 1-like isoform X6 yields MESVKSDIQRGDTTRFKFHLVTSLRSRIFVFAADTKDDCCQWANTLMAAIIANKSCRQEEKRKPDKEGFVKFENNNKKYYVAITGDMFCYYDSFQDFELNSPVHEIEMKLSSVKEKKKNKLQLSTHYSYFMLAFESPQDAQSWRMAIEDAIAEGLADDSVLEKVYENESNQICADCNDDHPHWASINLGIVLCKKCAGIHRMFDSSLSKIRSLRMDTRVWTPSLIELMKAVGNSHANQLLEHKLQPGQKPTKDSLPEERRKFAVSKYQHRSFCNKHPLSSDKRRLNEALLQVASTSNLMEAVQIIFSGADITYTRGGERENAYNIAKQHGQRLLMEFLYQNGGDRLPGEEEAANEEGRLREDVRLQGFLLKTGPVGRTFDTRWCVLEHGALTYYLNDKSTTAKDSIDRKNILCLQEVVSDRTESVFEISTTKGNNRIYLFAAENPSERGIWMRAISKLIAPVAIMEHVGMMDFSLASLVFMRESVSEDWQPTWVMLSWRLLYFLNKDLKLDNVDLRKASHIKMQDPQSGSCPLCPEKAGCLVLGNPGKTLYIQAHLSRDTNRIFDAVSAAIKLSGMSLLEQQLTPDNIPVIVDKCLNQIYGRGQYEEGVYRKSATQSRVIQLLDDLRKDARGVRLDDSDIHEIASCLKRFLRELEDSLFTRQLYNEWIHTSQITDHQNKFLWYRYLLEKLPLVNYSTLKCIVTHIWKMSLMEAANKMSVEALVTCFAPTLMRTEHDVGANNPANEITVLLDIVSQRDYLFQIAQHERDQEATIQAYAQRIIEAQQVSRNSQPSGQLLMAISMYTYNGECEMVNTTPGTSAKDVVDYIIRKRNLANSFVLNEILFKGALVRPLFPKDNILMTTGRWGDWDESVRTGENVCLCLTNTELLEKLHDHLDTSRALFGELKYADSRSKKKFKKTTTEFKQCMLTFYKDSKAKSPLCSWKIEDLTIYMGVNASREPPTRFGFTFLVNSREDKGKNHHFGHCVCLDTEEEMCRWVAALLLAQNPEGLLAWNR; encoded by the exons ATGGAATCAGTGAAAAGTGATATTCAAAGGGGAGACACCACAAGGTTCAAGTTCCACTTGGTCACATCTCTTCGAAGCAGaatctttgtttttgctgctgatACAAAAG ATGACTGTTGCCAGTGGGCCAACACTTTGATGGCTGCCATCATAGCG AATAAGTCTTGCAGACAAGAGGAGAAACGGAAGCCTGACAAAGAG GGGTTTGTGAAatttgaaaacaacaataaaaagtacTATGTAGCAATCACAGGAGACATGTTCTGTTACTACGACTCATTTCAG GATTTTGAACTGAACAGTCCAGTTCATGAGATTGAAATGAAGTTATCATCAgtcaaagagaagaagaagaacaaactCCAGCTTTCTACGCACTATTCTTATTTTAT GCTAGCATTTGAAAGTCCCCAGGATGCACAAAGCTGGAGAATGGCAATTGAAGATGCTATTGCTGAAGGACTTGCTGATGACAGT GTACTGGAAAAAGTGTATGAAAATGAGAGTAATCAAATCTGTGCTGACTGCAATGATGATC ATCCACACTGGGCATCCATCAATCTAGGTATTGTTCTGTGCAAGAAATGTGCAG GCATTCATCGAATGTTTGATTCTTCACTATCGAAGATCCGATCTCTTAGGATGGACACAAGAGTATGGACACCAAGTTTGATAGAA TTGATGAAGGCTGTTGGAAATAGTCATGCCAACCAGCTCTTAGAACATAAGCTTCAGCCTGGCCAGAAACCAACCAAAGATTCATTGccagaagagagaagaaagtttgCAGTGTCCAAATATCAGCATCGATCTTTTTGCAACAAACATCCATTGTCCAGTGATAAAAGGAGATTAAATGAG GCACTGTTACAAGTGGCCAGTACCAGTAACTTGATGGAAGCCGTGCAGATCATTTTCTCAGGAGCAGAT ATAACCTACACACGTGGAGGAGAAAGGGAAAATG CTTACAACATAGCCAAACAACATGGTCAGCGACTATTAATG GAATTTCTGTATCAGAATGGTGGAGATC GTCTTCCAGGTGAGGAAGAAGCTGCCAATGAAGAG GGGCGGCTGAGAGAAGATGTGCGATTGCAAGGCTTCCTTTTGAAAACGGGACCAGTGGGCAGAA CCTTTGATACAAGATGGTGTGTACTGGAACATGGAGCACTGACGTATTACTTAAATGACAAG AGCACTACAGCAAAGGACTCTATAGACAGAAAGAACATTTTGTGTCTCCAAGAAGTGGTCTCAGATAG AACAGAGAGTGTTTTTGAAATCAGCACTACCAAGGGAAACAACCGCATCTACCTGTTTGCAGCAGAAAATCCATCGGAGAGAGGCATTTGGATGAGAGCTATCAGCAAG CTCATTGCACCAGTTGCCATCATGGAGCATGTTGGCATGATGGATTTCAGTCTTGCCTCTCTGGTCTTCATGAGAGAATCCGTATCAGAG GACTGGCAGCCAACATGGGTCATGCTCAGCTGGCGCCTTCTGTACTTCTTGAACAAG GACTTGAAGCTGGACAATGTAGACCTGAGAAAGGCCAGTCATATAA AGATGCAGGACCCTCAGAGTGGCAGCTGCCCCCTATGCCCTGAAAAGGCTGGTTGTCTAGTGCTGGGCAATCCAGGAAA GACTCTGTATATCCAGGCTCATCTTTCTAGAGATACTAATCGCATCTTTGATGCTGTGTCTGCTGCAATAAAG CTGAGTGGAATGTCTCTGCTGGAGCAACAGCTGACTCCTGACAACATTCCTGTAATcgttgacaaatgtctgaacCAGATCTATGGCAGAG gaCAGTATGAGGAGGGAGTCTACAGAAAGAGTGCTACACAGTCGCGGGTCATTCAGCTGTTGGACGACCTTAGAAAAG ATGCAAGAGGAGTACGACTAGATGACAGTGACATCCATGAAATTGCCAGTTGCCTTAAGCGATTTCTTCGTGAGCTTGAAGATTCACTTTTTACACGCCAGCTTTACAACGAGTGGATCCATACTTCTC AAATAACAGACCACCAAAATAAGTTCCTCTGGTACCGCTACTTGTTAGAAAAACTGCCTTTAGTCAACTACAGCACATTGAAGTGCATTGTTACCCACATATGGAA AATGTCATTAATGGAGGCTGCCAACAAGATGTCTGTTGAGGCGCTGGTGACTTGCTTTGCTCCAACACTCATGCGAACTGAACATGATGTG GGAGCCAATAACCCAGCCAATGAGATTACTGTTCTCCTTGACATTGTCTCCCAGCGTGACTACCTCTTCCAG ATAGCACAACATGAACGGGATCAGGAAGCTACAATACAGGCATATGCACAGCGCATTATAGAAGCACAGCAGGTGTCTCGAAAT TCCCAACCATCAGGGCAGTTGCTGATGGCTATATCTATGTATACGTACAATGGGGAATGTGAAATGGTCAAT ACTACTCCAGGCACATCTGCCAAAGATGTAGTGGACTACATTATTAGAAAGCGCAATCTGGCAAATTCCTTTGTCCTGAATGAAATTCTATTCAAAGGGGCCCTTG TGCGTCCCTTATTTCCAAAAGATAACATCTTGATGACTACTGGACGTTGGGGAGACTGGGATGAGTCTGTACGGACGGGAGAGAATGTATGTCTTTGTCTCACGAACACAGAACTGTTGGAGAAACTTCATGATCAT CTTGACACCTCTCGAGCACTGTTTGGTGAACTTAAATATGCTGACTCTAggtcaaagaaaaagtttaagaaGACCACTACAGAGTTCAAACAGTGCATGCTTACCTTTTACAAAGACTCTAAG GCTAAAAGCCCACTGTGTTCTTGGAAGATAGAAGACCTAACCATTTACATGGGTGTCAACGCCAGCCGTGAACCCCCAACTAG GTTTGGATTCACTTTCCTTGTGAACAGCCGAGAAGATAAGGGAAA GAACCATCACTTTGGTCATTGTGTGTGCTTGGATACAGAAGAAGAGATGTGCAGATGGGTTGCTGCCCTCCTCCTTGCACAG aatccGGAAGGATTGTTGGCTTGGAATAGATGA